A section of the Streptomyces sp. NBC_00178 genome encodes:
- a CDS encoding alpha/beta fold hydrolase, which translates to MSETSAEDVMATAAVAAAGWRRAGVAGAAIGVIAAGAAAGVAVERLTVGRGMRKKARLALDASGPYGSLRGRPGRAVADDGTELYYEVDETEPDTGAGRASAPAGSGSRRRRLFGRKDPAAVTVVFSHGYCLGQDSWHFQRAALRGLVRTVHWDQRSHGRSERGRAQAEGVPVGIDQLGRDLKAVIDAAAPEGPLVLVGHSMGGMTIMALADRYPELIRDRVAAVAFVGTSSGKLGEVNFGLPVAGVNAVRRVLPGVLKALGSQAELVERGRRATADLFAGLIKRYSFGSRDVDPAVARFAERLIESTPIDVVAEFYPAFTEHDKSGALPAFSSLPVLILAGDKDLVTPSSHSEAIADQLPDAELVIVPDAGHLVMLEHPETVTDRLADLLVRIGAVPAEAR; encoded by the coding sequence AGCCGCCGCCGGTGTCGCCGTCGAGCGGCTCACGGTGGGCCGGGGCATGCGGAAGAAGGCCCGCCTCGCGCTGGACGCCTCCGGCCCGTACGGGTCCCTGCGCGGCCGGCCCGGCCGCGCCGTCGCCGACGACGGCACCGAGCTCTACTACGAGGTGGACGAGACCGAACCGGACACCGGCGCGGGCCGGGCGAGCGCCCCCGCTGGCAGCGGGTCGCGCCGGCGCAGGCTCTTCGGCCGCAAGGACCCCGCGGCCGTCACCGTCGTCTTCAGCCACGGCTACTGCCTGGGTCAGGACTCCTGGCACTTCCAGCGGGCGGCGCTGCGCGGACTGGTCCGCACCGTGCACTGGGACCAGCGAAGCCACGGCCGCTCCGAGCGCGGCCGGGCGCAGGCCGAGGGCGTGCCGGTGGGCATCGACCAGCTCGGCCGTGATCTCAAGGCGGTCATCGACGCTGCCGCGCCCGAGGGCCCGCTGGTGCTGGTCGGGCACTCGATGGGCGGCATGACGATAATGGCGCTCGCCGACCGCTACCCGGAGCTGATCCGCGACCGGGTGGCCGCCGTGGCGTTCGTCGGCACGTCGAGCGGGAAGCTCGGCGAGGTGAACTTCGGTCTGCCGGTGGCCGGCGTCAACGCGGTGCGCCGGGTGCTGCCCGGTGTGCTGAAGGCGCTCGGCTCGCAGGCGGAGCTGGTGGAGCGCGGCAGGCGGGCCACCGCCGATCTGTTCGCAGGGCTGATCAAGCGCTATTCGTTCGGGTCGCGGGACGTGGACCCGGCCGTCGCGCGGTTCGCGGAGCGGCTCATCGAGTCCACCCCGATCGACGTGGTCGCCGAGTTCTACCCGGCGTTCACCGAGCACGACAAGAGCGGTGCGCTGCCCGCGTTCAGCAGCCTGCCGGTCCTGATCCTGGCCGGCGACAAGGACCTGGTCACGCCCAGTTCGCACAGTGAGGCCATCGCGGACCAGCTGCCGGACGCGGAGCTGGTGATCGTGCCGGACGCCGGTCACCTGGTCATGCTGGAGCACCCGGAGACGGTCACCGACCGGCTCGCGGACCTGCTGGTACGGATCGGAGCGGTTCCGGCCGAGGCGCGCTGA
- the tsaE gene encoding tRNA (adenosine(37)-N6)-threonylcarbamoyltransferase complex ATPase subunit type 1 TsaE — MEAAHNGPAAGTAAPGTVTLALAVESPEEMKDLGRRIAGVLAPGDLVMLTGELGAGKTTLTRGLGEGLGVRGAVTSPTFVIARVHPPLGDGPALVHVDAYRLGGGLDEMEDLDLDVSLPESVIVVEWGDGKVEDLSEDRLRVLIDRAVGDTDDERRTVTLVGIGERWARLRAELAAR; from the coding sequence ATGGAAGCAGCGCACAACGGCCCGGCGGCCGGCACCGCCGCACCGGGCACCGTCACCCTGGCTCTCGCCGTCGAGTCCCCCGAAGAGATGAAGGATCTCGGCCGCCGGATCGCCGGTGTGCTGGCCCCGGGCGACCTGGTGATGCTCACCGGCGAGCTCGGCGCGGGCAAGACCACCCTGACCCGGGGTCTCGGCGAGGGCCTCGGTGTGCGCGGCGCCGTCACCTCGCCGACCTTCGTGATCGCCCGGGTCCATCCGCCGCTGGGCGACGGGCCCGCGCTGGTCCACGTCGACGCGTACCGGCTGGGCGGCGGTCTGGACGAGATGGAGGACCTGGACCTCGACGTGTCGCTGCCCGAGTCGGTGATCGTCGTGGAGTGGGGCGACGGCAAGGTCGAGGACCTCTCCGAGGACCGGCTGCGCGTGTTGATCGACCGCGCGGTCGGCGACACGGACGACGAGCGCCGCACGGTGACCCTGGTCGGGATCGGGGAGCGCTGGGCGCGGCTGCGCGCGGAACTGGCGGCTCGCTGA
- the tsaB gene encoding tRNA (adenosine(37)-N6)-threonylcarbamoyltransferase complex dimerization subunit type 1 TsaB: MDTATPAVTVALHDGSSVVAETGQVDARRHGELLLPAVHRVLSEAGVSLDDVTDIAVGVGPGPYTGLRVGLVTAATFGSALSLPVHGVCTLDALAHASGLEGPFAVATDARRKEVYWARYDDVRTRVGEPGVDRPADIAGSLAGLPVAGAGALLYPEAFPDARGPEHVSAGALASLAAERLAAGAGLLPPQPLYLRRPDAQVPKNYKVVTPK; the protein is encoded by the coding sequence ATGGATACCGCCACCCCCGCCGTCACCGTCGCCCTCCACGACGGGTCCTCCGTCGTCGCCGAGACCGGACAGGTCGACGCCCGCAGGCACGGGGAACTCCTGCTCCCCGCCGTCCACCGGGTCCTCTCCGAGGCCGGGGTGAGCCTCGACGACGTCACCGACATCGCGGTCGGCGTCGGACCCGGCCCCTACACCGGGCTGCGCGTCGGCCTGGTGACCGCCGCGACCTTCGGGTCCGCGCTCTCGCTCCCCGTGCACGGGGTGTGCACGCTCGACGCCCTCGCCCACGCCTCCGGACTCGAAGGCCCCTTCGCCGTCGCCACCGACGCGCGGCGCAAGGAGGTCTACTGGGCGCGCTACGACGACGTCCGCACGCGGGTGGGAGAACCCGGGGTCGACCGCCCCGCCGACATCGCCGGCTCCCTCGCCGGCCTGCCCGTGGCCGGCGCCGGCGCGCTGCTCTACCCCGAGGCGTTCCCGGACGCGCGCGGACCCGAGCACGTCTCCGCCGGCGCGCTCGCCTCCCTCGCCGCCGAACGCCTCGCCGCCGGCGCCGGGCTGCTTCCGCCGCAGCCGCTCTACCTGCGCAGGCCCGACGCGCAGGTCCCGAAGAACTACAAGGTGGTCACCCCCAAGTGA
- the rimI gene encoding ribosomal protein S18-alanine N-acetyltransferase, translating to MTTATAVLREMRWWDIDPVLELEHELFPDDAWSAGMFWSELARARGPRATHRYVVAEDPDGRIVGYAGLASAGDLADVQTIAVSRTQWGGGLGSELLTDLLRHATAFECTAVLLEVRVDNTRAQKLYERFGFEPIGFRRGYYQPGNIDALVMRLTVQGTETD from the coding sequence GTGACCACCGCGACCGCTGTGCTCCGGGAGATGCGGTGGTGGGACATCGATCCCGTCCTGGAGCTGGAGCACGAACTGTTCCCCGACGACGCCTGGTCGGCCGGCATGTTCTGGTCGGAGCTCGCCCGCGCCCGCGGGCCCCGCGCCACCCACCGCTACGTCGTCGCCGAGGACCCCGACGGCCGGATCGTCGGCTACGCGGGACTCGCGTCGGCCGGTGACCTCGCCGACGTCCAGACCATCGCCGTGAGCCGCACCCAGTGGGGCGGCGGCCTCGGCTCCGAGCTCCTGACCGACCTCCTCCGGCACGCCACCGCCTTCGAGTGCACCGCCGTGCTCCTGGAGGTCCGCGTCGACAACACCCGCGCGCAGAAGCTCTACGAACGCTTCGGCTTCGAACCCATCGGCTTCCGCCGCGGCTACTACCAGCCGGGCAACATCGACGCACTCGTCATGCGCCTGACCGTACAAGGAACAGAGACAGACTGA
- the tsaD gene encoding tRNA (adenosine(37)-N6)-threonylcarbamoyltransferase complex transferase subunit TsaD, giving the protein MADEPLVLGIETSCDETGVGIVRGTTLLADAVASSVDTHARFGGVVPEIASRAHLEAMVPTIERALKDAGISARDLDGIAVTAGPGLAGALLVGVSAAKAYAYALNKPLYGVNHLASHICVDQLEHGPLPEPTMALLVSGGHSSLLLAPDITNDVRPLGATIDDAAGEAFDKIARVLDLGFPGGPVIDRLAREGDPKAIAFPRGLSGSRDPAYDFSFSGLKTSVARWIEAKRAAGEDVPVRDVAASFQEAVVDVLTRKAVRACKDEGVDHLMIGGGVAANSRLRALAEERCEKAGIRLRVPRPGLCTDNGAMVAALGAEMVARNRPASDWELSADSSLPVTETHVPGAHGHDHDHIHEVSKDNLYS; this is encoded by the coding sequence ATGGCTGACGAACCGCTCGTACTCGGCATCGAGACCTCCTGCGACGAGACCGGCGTGGGCATCGTGCGCGGGACCACGCTCCTCGCCGACGCCGTCGCCTCCAGCGTCGACACGCACGCGCGCTTCGGCGGCGTCGTCCCGGAGATCGCGTCCCGCGCCCACCTGGAGGCCATGGTCCCCACCATCGAGCGCGCCCTGAAGGACGCCGGGATCAGCGCCCGCGACCTCGACGGCATCGCGGTCACGGCCGGTCCAGGGCTCGCCGGGGCGCTGCTCGTCGGCGTGTCGGCCGCGAAGGCCTACGCGTACGCCCTGAACAAGCCGCTGTACGGGGTGAACCACCTGGCCTCGCACATCTGCGTCGACCAGCTGGAGCACGGCCCGCTGCCGGAGCCCACGATGGCCCTGCTGGTCAGCGGCGGGCACTCCTCGCTGCTGCTGGCCCCGGACATCACCAACGACGTACGGCCGCTCGGCGCGACCATCGACGACGCCGCCGGTGAGGCCTTCGACAAGATCGCCCGGGTGCTCGACCTCGGTTTCCCCGGCGGCCCGGTCATCGACCGGCTGGCCAGGGAGGGCGACCCGAAGGCGATCGCCTTCCCGCGCGGACTGAGCGGCTCGCGCGACCCCGCGTACGACTTCTCCTTCTCCGGGCTCAAGACGTCCGTGGCGCGCTGGATCGAGGCGAAGCGCGCGGCCGGCGAGGACGTGCCCGTACGGGACGTCGCCGCCTCCTTCCAGGAGGCCGTCGTCGACGTCCTCACCCGCAAGGCCGTCCGCGCCTGCAAGGACGAGGGCGTCGACCACCTGATGATCGGCGGCGGCGTCGCGGCCAACTCGCGGCTCCGGGCGCTCGCCGAGGAGCGCTGCGAGAAGGCGGGGATCCGGCTGCGGGTCCCCAGGCCCGGACTGTGCACCGACAACGGCGCCATGGTCGCCGCGCTCGGCGCCGAGATGGTCGCCCGCAACCGCCCCGCCTCGGACTGGGAGCTGTCCGCGGACTCCTCGCTGCCGGTCACCGAGACGCACGTGCCGGGCGCGCACGGCCACGACCACGACCACATCCACGAGGTCAGCAAGGACAACCTCTACTCATGA
- a CDS encoding YciI family protein, with translation MPRYLTMVRIDERNTPPGGPSEALLERMGALIEEMTKAGVLLDTAGLTPTSEGTRVTWSNGEFTVTDGPFTETKEVIGGYALIQAKDRAEILEWTKRFLAVHEPYWTITSEIREIAEG, from the coding sequence ATGCCGCGCTATCTGACGATGGTCCGCATCGACGAGCGGAACACCCCGCCCGGGGGCCCCAGCGAAGCGCTGCTGGAGCGCATGGGGGCGCTCATCGAGGAGATGACCAAGGCCGGTGTCCTGCTGGACACCGCGGGCCTCACCCCGACCTCGGAGGGCACCAGGGTCACCTGGTCGAACGGCGAGTTCACCGTCACCGACGGGCCGTTCACCGAGACCAAGGAGGTCATCGGGGGCTACGCGCTCATCCAGGCCAAGGACAGGGCCGAGATCCTGGAGTGGACCAAGCGCTTCCTCGCCGTCCACGAGCCGTACTGGACGATCACCTCCGAGATCCGCGAGATCGCCGAAGGCTGA
- a CDS encoding RNA polymerase sigma factor: MTATSSAVEAVYRIESARIIAGTARIVRDVGIAEEIAQDALVAALEQWPETGVPDRPGAWLMATAKHRAIDLVRRRETYARKLAEVGRALEDVPPPEPAGPDDIDDDVLRLIFTSCHPVLSTGARVALTLRLLGGLRTDEIARAFLAGEPAVAQRIVRAKRTLGRAGVPFEVPSGPELSARLGSVLDVIYLIFNEGYAATAGDDLLRPALCEDALRLARLLAGLMDGEPEVHGLVALLELQASRTRARTGADGTPLLLAEQNRARWDQLLIRRGFAALERAHALGGAPGPYTLQAAIAACHARAVSWSDTDWPAIATLYGRLVRAAPSPVVELNRAVAVSMAEGPEAGLALTDALLDEPSLAGYHLMPSVRGDLLERLGRGEEARAAFVRASELTRNARERELLLARAERVSR, translated from the coding sequence GTGACAGCAACGAGCAGCGCCGTCGAGGCCGTGTACCGGATCGAATCGGCCAGGATCATCGCCGGCACGGCGCGCATCGTGCGGGACGTGGGCATCGCCGAGGAGATCGCGCAGGACGCCCTCGTCGCCGCGCTGGAGCAGTGGCCCGAGACCGGAGTACCGGACCGCCCCGGGGCCTGGCTCATGGCCACCGCCAAGCACCGCGCGATCGACCTCGTACGCCGCAGGGAGACCTACGCCCGCAAGCTGGCCGAGGTGGGCAGGGCGCTGGAGGACGTGCCGCCGCCCGAACCGGCCGGCCCGGACGACATCGACGACGACGTGCTCCGGCTGATCTTCACCTCGTGCCATCCGGTGCTCTCCACCGGGGCGCGCGTCGCCCTCACCCTGCGCCTCCTCGGCGGCCTGCGCACCGACGAGATCGCCCGCGCGTTCCTGGCCGGGGAGCCGGCCGTCGCCCAGCGCATCGTCCGGGCCAAGCGGACCCTGGGGCGCGCGGGCGTGCCCTTCGAGGTGCCGTCGGGGCCCGAGCTCTCCGCCCGGCTCGGCTCCGTGCTCGACGTGATCTACCTGATCTTCAACGAGGGGTACGCGGCCACCGCCGGGGACGACCTGCTGCGCCCCGCGCTCTGCGAGGACGCGCTGCGGCTCGCACGGCTGCTGGCCGGCCTGATGGACGGGGAACCCGAGGTCCACGGACTGGTGGCGCTCCTGGAACTGCAGGCGTCGCGCACCCGCGCCAGGACCGGCGCCGACGGCACTCCGCTCCTGCTGGCCGAGCAGAACCGCGCGCGCTGGGACCAGTTGCTGATCCGGCGGGGCTTCGCCGCCCTGGAACGTGCGCACGCGCTGGGCGGTGCCCCCGGTCCGTACACACTGCAGGCCGCGATCGCCGCCTGCCACGCCCGCGCCGTGAGCTGGTCCGACACCGACTGGCCGGCGATCGCCACGCTCTACGGCCGGCTGGTCAGGGCCGCCCCGTCGCCGGTGGTGGAGCTGAACCGGGCGGTGGCCGTCTCGATGGCCGAGGGGCCGGAGGCGGGCCTCGCCCTGACCGACGCGCTGCTGGACGAACCGTCCCTCGCGGGATACCACCTGATGCCCAGCGTGCGGGGCGACCTGCTGGAGCGGCTGGGGCGCGGGGAGGAGGCGCGAGCCGCGTTCGTCCGGGCGTCCGAGCTGACCCGTAACGCGCGGGAGCGGGAGCTGCTGCTCGCACGGGCCGAGCGCGTGTCCCGATGA